In bacterium, the genomic window GTAGTTCCCGGCGCGCAATTCCCCGGCCCACGCCGGGCACGTCGAACGGCGACCGGCGGACCCGCGTCTTTGGAACCACCGCAAAGGTCTCGCCACGGCGGCGGCGGATGATGACTTCGCCCCGTTTCGATTCATCGAGTACCTCAGCCAGCCGGTTCCGGGCCTCTGAATAGGTGTAGGTCTTCATCGTTCACTCCACAATCTGAATCCGCAGTCGCTTTGCCACTTCGCACATTCGGACATCGAGGCTCAGCAGCGGCAGCCGGTTTTCGATGCAGCATTGCAGGTAGTAGGCATCGTAGGCGTAGATGCCGAACTGCATCGCCAGTTTGACAGCACTGGGAATCGTCACCGGCAGCAGTGTTACCGGGATTTGCTGCGCGCTGTCGAACGCCCGAAGCACTTCGCTGTCGGTAAGACGTCCCTTCTTCCGCACGACGACCAGAGCATTGCCGACTTCATACGGCAGGATCTCCGGGGCTACGATTCCGCGCCCGGTGGTACTCCGGATGGTTGAGTCGCGGGCGGCTTCGTTCAAGACCACGGCA contains:
- a CDS encoding type II toxin-antitoxin system prevent-host-death family antitoxin — encoded protein: MKTYTYSEARNRLAEVLDESKRGEVIIRRRRGETFAVVPKTRVRRSPFDVPGVGRGIARRELLAAIRESRSRKR
- a CDS encoding type II toxin-antitoxin system VapC family toxin, translating into MDVVADASAFLAVVLNEAARDSTIRSTTGRGIVAPEILPYEVGNALVVVRKKGRLTDSEVLRAFDSAQQIPVTLLPVTIPSAVKLAMQFGIYAYDAYYLQCCIENRLPLLSLDVRMCEVAKRLRIQIVE